In one Alnus glutinosa chromosome 14, dhAlnGlut1.1, whole genome shotgun sequence genomic region, the following are encoded:
- the LOC133856592 gene encoding inactive TPR repeat-containing thioredoxin TTL3 — protein MEDDTPEKKSGCGLLNAVFGRRSFWPRRSTSTGSLPTGNGKDFSKTPGTPNSRKRRGGSDESLETSSNASESSSKPIARPSQNPHRVPPAYHQYQGRRQSYEAAIVHSAGTCAKQMTPSQEYVNLGKRVPKEAIGISGELDSMLIDQQKARGTGNLVRASSSNVMLFGNLGNLRQPGGGNMNSHNVFDHLPKTAREEIPMPKGSSNYSTSTAMGNVVRSSYRERTPNKEQSGSLCRAISTRMDPESLKIMGNEDYKNGRFAEALALYEAAISIDPDKASYRSNKSAALTALGRLLEAVFECREAIRIDPRYHRAHHRLASLYLRLGEAERALYHFKHAGPEADGEDIAKVKTVQVHLNKCTEARKVRDWNTLIKETGYAISSGADSAPQIFALQAEALLKLHRHQDADEAMLKGPNFELDACTRFLGPIGSANLLVIRAQVDLVAGRFDDALETAQRAARLDSNNREANPVLRKARAVSAARAKGNELFKASRFSEACVAYGEGLEHDPYNSVLLCNRAACRSKLGLFEKAVEDCNAALHVRPCYTKARLRRADCNAKLERWEASVQDYEVLLKETQGEEEVSRGLLEAQAQLRKQRGHGV, from the exons ATGGAAGACGACACGCCGGAGAAGAAATCAGGCTGTGGTCTATTAAATGCAGTTTTTGGGCGGCGTAGTTTTTGGCCGAGAAGATCTACCTCTACTGGTTCGCTTCCGACCGGGAATGGTAAGGATTTCAGCAAGACACCAGGCACTCCAAATTCAAGGAAGAGACGAGGCGGCTCCGATGAGTCCCTTGAGACCTCATCAAATGCTTCAGAGTCGTCATCAAAACCAATAGCCAGACCTTCCCAAAATCCCCACAGGGTGCCTCCTGCGTATCACCAATACCAGGGCAGGAGACAATCCTATGAGGCTGCAATCGTACACTCAGCAGGCACATGCGCAAAACAGATGACTCCTAGCCAAGAATATGTTAACCTTGGCAAAAGGGTGCCAAAGGAAGCCATTGGCATCTCTGGTGAGCTTGACAGCATGCTCATAGATCAGCAAAAAGCAAGAGGAACTGGTAATCTTGTTCGGGCTTCATCGAGCAACGTCATGCTTTTCGGAAATCTTGGTAACTTGAGGCAACCAGGAGGAGGAAATATGAATTCGCATAATGTTTTTGATCACCTTCCCAAGACTGCAAGAGAAGAGATACCAATGCCTAAAGGAAGTAGCAATTACTCAACTAGTACTGCAATGGGAAATGTTGTAAGGAGTTCTTATAGAGAAAGGACACCCAATAAAGAGCAATCTGGTTCCCTGTGCCGGGCTATCTCAACTAGAATGGATCCTGAGTCATTGAAGATTATGGGCAATGAAGATTACAAGAATGGAAGATTTGCGGAAGCCCTGGCCTTGTATGAAGCTGCAATTTCCATTGATCCCGATAAGGCTTCATACAGAAGCAACAAAAGTGCTGCATTAACCGCTCTCGGCAGGCTTCTTGAGGCAGTTTTTGAATGCAGAGAAGCTATTCGAATCGATCCACGTTATCATAGAGCTCACCATCGTTTGGCCTCATTATATTTGAG ATTAGGGGAGGCAGAAAGAGCATTGTATCACTTCAAACACGCAGGACCGGAGGCTGACGGCGAGGACATTGCGAAAGTGAAAACGGTTCAGGTACATCTTAACAAGTGCACCGAGGCTCGCAAAGTGCGAGATTGGAACACCCTGATTAAGGAAACAGGGTACGCCATATCTTCAGGGGCGGATTCAGCACCACAG ATATTTGCTTTGCAAGCCGAGGCCCTGTTGAAGCTCCATAGACATCAAGATGCGGATGAAGCAATGTTGAAGGGTCCAAATTTTGAGCTTGACGCCTGTACTAGATTCCTAGGGCCTATTGGTAGCGCAAATCTGTTGGTTATTCGGGCTCAGGTTGACTTGGTAGCCGGCAG ATTCGATGATGCACTGGAGACAGCGCAGCGCGCAGCTCGCCTTGACTCGAACAACAGGGAAGCGAACCCAGTGCTGAGGAAGGCTCGGGCTGTTTCAGCAGCTCGAGCAAAAGGCAATGAGCTTTTCAAGGCATCGAGGTTCTCCGAGGCGTGTGTTGCGTATGGGGAGGGACTGGAGCATGATCCATACAATTCAGTGTTGTTGTGCAACCGAGCTGCTTGTCGGTCCAAACTTGGCCTATTTGAGAAAGCAGTGGAGGATTGCAATGCTGCCCTCCATGTGCGCCCCTGCTACACCAAGGCTAGACTAAGAAGAGCCGATTGCAATGCCAAG TTGGAAAGATGGGAAGCTTCAGTACAAGACTACGAGGTGTTGTTAAAGGAAACACAGGGAGAAGAGGAGGTGAGCCGTGGCTTGTTGGAGGCCCAGGCACAGCTCAGGAAACAACGTGGGCATGGAGTATAG